One region of Vigna angularis cultivar LongXiaoDou No.4 chromosome 10, ASM1680809v1, whole genome shotgun sequence genomic DNA includes:
- the LOC108322498 gene encoding disease resistance protein RPV1 isoform X1, whose product MPLESDVTISSYRLCWDVFLSFRGTHTGHTFTMRLYHALHGRGVRVFRNDDGLERRGEIQKKLLEAVEDSAAAVVVISPDYASSHWCLEELAKICEVGRLILPVFYWVDPSHVRKQEGPFEEWFVWHAQRFPTERVEQWRDAMKKVGGLAGFVLDEKSDGDKSDELIQILVQNLMKQLRNTPLSVAPFTVGLDDRVEVLKNLLDLKSNDVRVLGLYGMGGVGKTTLAKSLFNNLVVHSFERRSFIPNVRSQVSKHHGLVSLQNKIHGDLCGRKEDLITDVSDGISAIQKIVQENRVLLILDDVDDVEQLNFLMGKREWFYKGSRVVITTRDKEILHGSYVDVDFEVKELEFSEAMELFCFHAIRRKEPAEGFLDVSKQIVEKTGGLPLALEVFGSFLFDKRTEREWKDALEKLKQIRPPCLQEVLKISFDALDEQKQCIFLDIACLFVQMEMKRDDVVDILNGCDFRGEIAVAVLTARCLIKIIGDGKVWMHDQVRDMGRQIVRSESLTDPGLRSRLWDRDEILTVLKNMKGTRNVQGVVLDCVKRRMSIPRDRSADEITRENFRRKPSCKSAFEYIKERYKKYVEDRKEKAKEVILQSKHFQPMVSLRMLQINYSRLEGQFICLPPKLKWLQWKQCSLRYMPSSYNPLELAVMDLSESLIETLWKGRSNKVAVHLTVLNLSRCHRLTATPDLSGYLSLKKLNLEECSHLTRIHESLGNLNSLVHLNFRLCYNLIELPSDVSGLKHLEDLVLSDCWKLKTLPKDLSCMVSLRQLLLDSTSITELPLSIFHLTKLEKLSANGCHLLKKLPTCTGKLCSLQELSLNHTALEELPDSVGSLEKLEMLSLTGCKSLSVIPNSTGKLISLTQLYLDGSGIKELPASIGALSYLRKLSVGDCTSLDKFPVSMEALVSIVELKLDGTKVSNFPDEIFVGMKMLEKLEMGKVQHLKFVPVSLGYLSALTILDMHDANITELPESIGMLENLIRLRLDKCKQLQRLPDSIGNLKSLRWLMMKETALTRLPDSFGMLRSLVELDMKRMPYLNGAGNNMSTGTIIPEIREQPSSEAILTSFCNLSLLEKLNAHGWGIYGKIPDEFEKLSSLETLSLGHNNICSLPASMTGLSCLKKLLLSDCRELMFLPPLPSSLEELNLENCVAVQYIHDISNLERLEEFNLTNCEKVVDVPGLEHLKSLRRLYMSGCIGCSLAVKRRFSKVLLKKLEILIMPGSRVPDWLTAEPVVFSKRSNRELKGVIFFGVISFKNIPENQREGLELVDVQGKIFNLTSEVFSTTFRLLRVPRTNEDHIFLRRFGARTPLVFQLKDRYTLHLQRRNPPRIERLELNNCRIHLVFYGDDDYEGDEGSLEESQYSVSQKLAKFFNFAADDPGV is encoded by the exons ATGCCGCTGGAAAGTGACGTCACCATCTCCTCTTACCGCCTCTGCTGGGACGTCTTTCTCAGCTTCCGGGGCACACACACGGGCCACACCTTCACCATGCGCCTCTACCACGCTCTCCACGGTCGTGGCGTTCGCGTCTTCCGAAACGACGATGGGTTGGAGCGCCGCGGCGAGATCCAGAAGAAGCTTCTAGAAGCCGTGGAAGACTCTGCCGCCGCCGTCGTCGTTATCTCTCCCGATTACGCGTCCTCGCACTGGTGCCTGGAAGAGCTCGCAAAGATTTGCGAGGTTGGGAGGCTGATCCTCCCGGTTTTCTACTGGGTGGACCCTTCGCACGTGCGAAAGCAAGAGGGTCCCTTCGAGGAGTGGTTCGTGTGGCATGCACAGAGGTTTCCGACAGAGAGGGTTGAGCAGTGGAGGGATGCGATGAAGAAAGTGGGTGGACTCGCTGGTTTTGTTTTGGATGAGAAAAG TGACGGTGACAAGAGTGATGAACTGATTCAGATTTTGGTGCAAAATCTTATGAAGCAGCTGAGGAACACACCCCTGAGTGTGGCTCCATTCACAGTAGGTCTGGATGATAGAGTTGAAGTGTTGAAAAACTTGTTGGACTTAAAATCCAACGATGTAAGGGTTTTGGGGTTGTATGGAATGGGTGGAGTTGGTAAGACAACATTAGCCAAGAGCCTCTTCAACAACCTTGTTGTTCATAGTTTTGAGCGACGGAGTTTCATTCCAAATGTCAGATCACAGGTCTCCAAACACCACGGTTTGGTTTCTCTTCAAAACAAAATCCATGGTGATCTTTGTGGTAGAAAAGAGGATCTGATCACCGATGTCAGCGACGGCATTTCTGCTATACAAAAAATAGTGCAAGAGAATCGAGTTTTGTTGATCCTAGATGACGTTGACGATGTGGAGCAGCTTAACTTTTTGATGGGTAAGAGGGAATGGTTTTACAAGGGAAGTCGTGTAGTGATAACCACAAGGGATAAGGAAATTTTGCACGGGAgttatgttgatgttgattttgagGTGAAGGAATTGGAATTCTCTGAAGCAATGGAACTGTTCTGCTTCCATGCAATCAGAAGAAAGGAACCTGCAGAGGGTTTTTTAGATGTTTCAAAGCAAATTGTGGAGAAGACAGGAGGGTTGCCTTTGGCTTTGGAAGTTTTTGGGTCTTTTCTGTTTGATAAAAGGACCGAGAGGGAATGGAAAGATGCTTTGGAGAAGCTGAAGCAGATTCGTCCTCCATGTCTTCAAGAAGTGCTGAAAATAAGTTTTGATGCGTTGGATGAACAAAAACAGTGTATATTCCTTGACATAGCTTGTTTGTTTGTGCAAATGGAAATGAAGAGAGATGATGTGGTTGACATATTGAATGGATGTGATTTTAGAGGAGAGATTGCGGTGGCTGTGCTCACTGCAAGATGTCTAATTAAGATCATTGGTGATGGAAAAGTGTGGATGCATGATCAAGTTAGAGACATGGGAAGGCAAATTGTTCGTAGTGAAAGCCTTACAGATCCTGGTCTACGAAGCAGGCTCTGGGATCGTGATGAAATCTTGACTGTGTTGAAGAATATGAAG GGAACGAGAAATGTTCAAGGAGTTGTCCTAGATTGTGTGAAGAGAAGAATGTCCATTCCCAGAGATCGCTCAGCAGATGAAATAACTAGGGAAAATTTTCGACGCAAGCCCAGTTGTAAATCTGCATTCGAGTATATTAAAGAGAGGTATAAAAAGTACGTAGAGGATAGAAAAGAGAAAGCAAAAGAGGTTATCCTTCAGTCCAAGCACTTTCAACCAATGGTTTCCTTAAGAATGCTTCAGATTAATTATTCCAGATTGGAAGGACAATTTATATGTCTTCCCCCAAAACTCAAGTGGTTACAATGGAAACAGTGTTCATTAAGGTATATGCCTTCTAGCTATAATCCATTGGAACTTGCAGTCATGGATCTCTCTGAAAGTCTGATTGAAACCTTGTGGAAGGGACGCAGTAACAAG GTGGCTGTGCACTTGACGGTTTTAAACCTCTCCAGGTGCCACCGTTTGACAGCAACTCCTGACTTATCTGGGTATCTGTCtcttaaaaaacttaatttggAAGAATGTTCTCACTTAACTAGGATTCATGAATCATTAGGGAATCTAAATTCCTTAGTTCATCTTAACTTTCGCCTCTGCTATAACCTCATAGAACTACCTAGTGATGTCTCTGGGCTGAAACACCTCGAGGACCTCGTTCTGTCCGACTGCTGGAAATTGAAAACATTACCAAAAGACTTGAGCTGCATGGTTTCTTTAAGACAGCTACTTCTTGATAGCACTTCTATTACTGAGCTTCCTCTGTCCATCTTCCATCTCACAAAACTTGAAAAGCTGAGTGCAAATGGATGCCACCTTCTGAAGAAGTTACCTACCTGCACTGGGAAACTCTGCTCCCTGCAAGAATTATCACTTAACCATACAGCATTGGAGGAATTGCCAGATTCAGTTGGTTCTTTGGAAAAACTTGAGATGCTTAGTTTGACGGGGTGTAAGTCACTATCAGTGATTCCTAACTCTACTGGGAAACTAATTTCCTTGACTCAATTGTATTTGGACGGCAGCGGAATCAAAGAATTGCCTGCTTCTATTGGTGCTTTATCATATTTAAGGAAGCTGTCTGTTGGAGACTGTACTTCTCTTGACAAATTTCCTGTCTCAATGGAGGCATTAGTTTCAATTGTTGAACTTAAGTTAGATGGCACAAAAGTTTCTAATTTTCCAGACGAAATATTTGTGGGCATGAAAATGCTAGAAAAGCTCGAGATGGGAAAAGTTCAGCATCTAAAATTCGTACCAGTATCATTGGGCTACCTGTCAGCTCTTACCATTTTGGACATGCATGATGCAAACATTACTGAATTGCCAGAATCAATAGGAATGTTGGAAAATCTTATTCGGCTGAGGTTAGACAAGTGCAAACAGCTCCAAAGGCTTCCAGACTCCATTGGAAATTTGAAATCTTTGCGATGGCTAATGATGAAGGAAACAGCACTTACACGACTACCAGATAGCTTTGGAATGCTCAGAAGCCTGGTAGAACTAGACATGAAAAGAATGCCCTATCTTAATGGGGCTGGAAACAACATGTCTACAGGGACAATTATTCCTGAAATACGAGAACAACCTAGTTCAGAGGCAATATTAACTTCTTTTTGCAATCTAAGCTTGCTGGAAAAGCTAAATGCTCATGGATGGGGAATATATGGAAAAATTCCAGATGAGTTTGAAAAGCTATCATCACTAGAAACTTTAAGTTTAGGTCACAACAATATTTGCAGTCTTCCAGCCAGCATGACGGGTCTCTCCTGTCTCAAAAAGCTTTTGTTGTCAGATTGCAGGGAGCTCATGTTTCTGCCTCCTCTTCCCTCTAGCCTAGAAGAGCTAAATCTGGAAAACTGTGTTGCAGTGCAGTACATACATGATATTTCAAACTTGGAGCGATTAGAGGAGTTCAACCTTACAAATTGTGAAAAGGTGGTGGATGTCCCAGGTCTTGAACATTTGAAGTCCTTAAGAAGGTTGTACATGAGTGGTTGCATTGGATGCTCCCTTGCCGTAAAGAGAAGATTTTCCAAG GTTCTACTTAAGAAATTAGAGATTTTGATTATGCCTGGAAGCAGGGTCCCGGATTGGCTTACAGCAGAACCAGTAGTGTTTTCCAAGAGAAGCAATAGGGAGCTCAAAGGTGTTATTTTTTTTGGCGTTATCTCTTTCAAGAACATACCTGAAAACCAAAGGGAAGGACTGGAGTTAGTGGATGTTCAAGGAAAAATCTTTAATTTGACCAGTGAGGTGTTTAGCACAACGTTTCGCCTGCTAAGAGTACCCAGAACAAATGAAGACCACATATTTTTGCGCAGATTCGGTGCTCGAACTCCGTTAGTCTTTCAGTTAAAAGATAGGTATACCTTACATTTGCAAAGGCGAAACCCTCCTCGTATTGAGAGGTTGGAGCTCAATAACTGCAGAATTCATTTAGTTTTTTATGGTGACGATGATTACGAGGGAGACGAAGGATCACTTGAAGAAAGTCAATACTCTGTTTCACAAAAATTAGCCAAGTTCTTCAACTTTGCTGCAGACGATCCAGGCGTGTGA
- the LOC108322498 gene encoding disease resistance protein RPV1 isoform X2: protein MPLESDVTISSYRLCWDVFLSFRGTHTGHTFTMRLYHALHGRGVRVFRNDDGLERRGEIQKKLLEAVEDSAAAVVVISPDYASSHWCLEELAKICEVGRLILPVFYWVDPSHVRKQEGPFEEWFVWHAQRFPTERVEQWRDAMKKVGGLAGFVLDEKSDGDKSDELIQILVQNLMKQLRNTPLSVAPFTVGLDDRVEVLKNLLDLKSNDVRVLGLYGMGGVGKTTLAKSLFNNLVVHSFERRSFIPNVRSQVSKHHGLVSLQNKIHGDLCGRKEDLITDVSDGISAIQKIVQENRVLLILDDVDDVEQLNFLMGKREWFYKGSRVVITTRDKEILHGSYVDVDFEVKELEFSEAMELFCFHAIRRKEPAEGFLDVSKQIVEKTGGLPLALEVFGSFLFDKRTEREWKDALEKLKQIRPPCLQEVLKISFDALDEQKQCIFLDIACLFVQMEMKRDDVVDILNGCDFRGEIAVAVLTARCLIKIIGDGKVWMHDQVRDMGRQIVRSESLTDPGLRSRLWDRDEILTVLKNMKGTRNVQGVVLDCVKRRMSIPRDRSADEITRENFRRKPSCKSAFEYIKERYKKYVEDRKEKAKEVILQSKHFQPMVSLRMLQINYSRLEGQFICLPPKLKWLQWKQCSLRYMPSSYNPLELAVMDLSESLIETLWKGRSNKVAVHLTVLNLSRCHRLTATPDLSGYLSLKKLNLEECSHLTRIHESLGNLNSLVHLNFRLCYNLIELPSDVSGLKHLEDLVLSDCWKLKTLPKDLSCMVSLRQLLLDSTSITELPLSIFHLTKLEKLSANGCHLLKKLPTCTGKLCSLQELSLNHTALEELPDSVGSLEKLEMLSLTGCKSLSVIPNSTGKLISLTQLYLDGSGIKELPASIGALSYLRKLSVGDCTSLDKFPVSMEALVSIVELKLDGTKVSNFPDEIFVGMKMLEKLEMGKVQHLKFVPVSLGYLSALTILDMHDANITELPESIGMLENLIRLRLDKCKQLQRLPDSIGNLKSLRWLMMKETALTRLPDSFGMLRSLVELDMKRMPYLNGAGNNMSTGTIIPEIREQPSSEAILTSFCNLSLLEKLNAHGWGIYGKIPDEFEKLSSLETLSLGHNNICSLPASMTGLSCLKKLLLSDCRELMFLPPLPSSLEELNLENCVAVQYIHDISNLERLEEFNLTNCEKVVDVPGLEHLKSLRRLYMSGCIGCSLAVKRRFSKGPGLAYSRTSSVFQEKQ, encoded by the exons ATGCCGCTGGAAAGTGACGTCACCATCTCCTCTTACCGCCTCTGCTGGGACGTCTTTCTCAGCTTCCGGGGCACACACACGGGCCACACCTTCACCATGCGCCTCTACCACGCTCTCCACGGTCGTGGCGTTCGCGTCTTCCGAAACGACGATGGGTTGGAGCGCCGCGGCGAGATCCAGAAGAAGCTTCTAGAAGCCGTGGAAGACTCTGCCGCCGCCGTCGTCGTTATCTCTCCCGATTACGCGTCCTCGCACTGGTGCCTGGAAGAGCTCGCAAAGATTTGCGAGGTTGGGAGGCTGATCCTCCCGGTTTTCTACTGGGTGGACCCTTCGCACGTGCGAAAGCAAGAGGGTCCCTTCGAGGAGTGGTTCGTGTGGCATGCACAGAGGTTTCCGACAGAGAGGGTTGAGCAGTGGAGGGATGCGATGAAGAAAGTGGGTGGACTCGCTGGTTTTGTTTTGGATGAGAAAAG TGACGGTGACAAGAGTGATGAACTGATTCAGATTTTGGTGCAAAATCTTATGAAGCAGCTGAGGAACACACCCCTGAGTGTGGCTCCATTCACAGTAGGTCTGGATGATAGAGTTGAAGTGTTGAAAAACTTGTTGGACTTAAAATCCAACGATGTAAGGGTTTTGGGGTTGTATGGAATGGGTGGAGTTGGTAAGACAACATTAGCCAAGAGCCTCTTCAACAACCTTGTTGTTCATAGTTTTGAGCGACGGAGTTTCATTCCAAATGTCAGATCACAGGTCTCCAAACACCACGGTTTGGTTTCTCTTCAAAACAAAATCCATGGTGATCTTTGTGGTAGAAAAGAGGATCTGATCACCGATGTCAGCGACGGCATTTCTGCTATACAAAAAATAGTGCAAGAGAATCGAGTTTTGTTGATCCTAGATGACGTTGACGATGTGGAGCAGCTTAACTTTTTGATGGGTAAGAGGGAATGGTTTTACAAGGGAAGTCGTGTAGTGATAACCACAAGGGATAAGGAAATTTTGCACGGGAgttatgttgatgttgattttgagGTGAAGGAATTGGAATTCTCTGAAGCAATGGAACTGTTCTGCTTCCATGCAATCAGAAGAAAGGAACCTGCAGAGGGTTTTTTAGATGTTTCAAAGCAAATTGTGGAGAAGACAGGAGGGTTGCCTTTGGCTTTGGAAGTTTTTGGGTCTTTTCTGTTTGATAAAAGGACCGAGAGGGAATGGAAAGATGCTTTGGAGAAGCTGAAGCAGATTCGTCCTCCATGTCTTCAAGAAGTGCTGAAAATAAGTTTTGATGCGTTGGATGAACAAAAACAGTGTATATTCCTTGACATAGCTTGTTTGTTTGTGCAAATGGAAATGAAGAGAGATGATGTGGTTGACATATTGAATGGATGTGATTTTAGAGGAGAGATTGCGGTGGCTGTGCTCACTGCAAGATGTCTAATTAAGATCATTGGTGATGGAAAAGTGTGGATGCATGATCAAGTTAGAGACATGGGAAGGCAAATTGTTCGTAGTGAAAGCCTTACAGATCCTGGTCTACGAAGCAGGCTCTGGGATCGTGATGAAATCTTGACTGTGTTGAAGAATATGAAG GGAACGAGAAATGTTCAAGGAGTTGTCCTAGATTGTGTGAAGAGAAGAATGTCCATTCCCAGAGATCGCTCAGCAGATGAAATAACTAGGGAAAATTTTCGACGCAAGCCCAGTTGTAAATCTGCATTCGAGTATATTAAAGAGAGGTATAAAAAGTACGTAGAGGATAGAAAAGAGAAAGCAAAAGAGGTTATCCTTCAGTCCAAGCACTTTCAACCAATGGTTTCCTTAAGAATGCTTCAGATTAATTATTCCAGATTGGAAGGACAATTTATATGTCTTCCCCCAAAACTCAAGTGGTTACAATGGAAACAGTGTTCATTAAGGTATATGCCTTCTAGCTATAATCCATTGGAACTTGCAGTCATGGATCTCTCTGAAAGTCTGATTGAAACCTTGTGGAAGGGACGCAGTAACAAG GTGGCTGTGCACTTGACGGTTTTAAACCTCTCCAGGTGCCACCGTTTGACAGCAACTCCTGACTTATCTGGGTATCTGTCtcttaaaaaacttaatttggAAGAATGTTCTCACTTAACTAGGATTCATGAATCATTAGGGAATCTAAATTCCTTAGTTCATCTTAACTTTCGCCTCTGCTATAACCTCATAGAACTACCTAGTGATGTCTCTGGGCTGAAACACCTCGAGGACCTCGTTCTGTCCGACTGCTGGAAATTGAAAACATTACCAAAAGACTTGAGCTGCATGGTTTCTTTAAGACAGCTACTTCTTGATAGCACTTCTATTACTGAGCTTCCTCTGTCCATCTTCCATCTCACAAAACTTGAAAAGCTGAGTGCAAATGGATGCCACCTTCTGAAGAAGTTACCTACCTGCACTGGGAAACTCTGCTCCCTGCAAGAATTATCACTTAACCATACAGCATTGGAGGAATTGCCAGATTCAGTTGGTTCTTTGGAAAAACTTGAGATGCTTAGTTTGACGGGGTGTAAGTCACTATCAGTGATTCCTAACTCTACTGGGAAACTAATTTCCTTGACTCAATTGTATTTGGACGGCAGCGGAATCAAAGAATTGCCTGCTTCTATTGGTGCTTTATCATATTTAAGGAAGCTGTCTGTTGGAGACTGTACTTCTCTTGACAAATTTCCTGTCTCAATGGAGGCATTAGTTTCAATTGTTGAACTTAAGTTAGATGGCACAAAAGTTTCTAATTTTCCAGACGAAATATTTGTGGGCATGAAAATGCTAGAAAAGCTCGAGATGGGAAAAGTTCAGCATCTAAAATTCGTACCAGTATCATTGGGCTACCTGTCAGCTCTTACCATTTTGGACATGCATGATGCAAACATTACTGAATTGCCAGAATCAATAGGAATGTTGGAAAATCTTATTCGGCTGAGGTTAGACAAGTGCAAACAGCTCCAAAGGCTTCCAGACTCCATTGGAAATTTGAAATCTTTGCGATGGCTAATGATGAAGGAAACAGCACTTACACGACTACCAGATAGCTTTGGAATGCTCAGAAGCCTGGTAGAACTAGACATGAAAAGAATGCCCTATCTTAATGGGGCTGGAAACAACATGTCTACAGGGACAATTATTCCTGAAATACGAGAACAACCTAGTTCAGAGGCAATATTAACTTCTTTTTGCAATCTAAGCTTGCTGGAAAAGCTAAATGCTCATGGATGGGGAATATATGGAAAAATTCCAGATGAGTTTGAAAAGCTATCATCACTAGAAACTTTAAGTTTAGGTCACAACAATATTTGCAGTCTTCCAGCCAGCATGACGGGTCTCTCCTGTCTCAAAAAGCTTTTGTTGTCAGATTGCAGGGAGCTCATGTTTCTGCCTCCTCTTCCCTCTAGCCTAGAAGAGCTAAATCTGGAAAACTGTGTTGCAGTGCAGTACATACATGATATTTCAAACTTGGAGCGATTAGAGGAGTTCAACCTTACAAATTGTGAAAAGGTGGTGGATGTCCCAGGTCTTGAACATTTGAAGTCCTTAAGAAGGTTGTACATGAGTGGTTGCATTGGATGCTCCCTTGCCGTAAAGAGAAGATTTTCCAAG GGTCCCGGATTGGCTTACAGCAGAACCAGTAGTGTTTTCCAAGAGAAGCAATAG